A section of the Prochlorococcus sp. MIT 1341 genome encodes:
- the priA gene encoding primosomal protein N', which translates to MTSATDLFQSSCSSSIEVDVWLEAGREGRCFTYIDSRPFGVGLGDLVLVRLRGRLMKGLVVAKRASSPSNLLSKKSFKDKADRLYKPIEGLIQSAAVDPLWREWLESRAACCYTSQFRMLKAALPPGWLGQSSGSQLLPLKYFWIQLELGFDKSVGLPRRQLDLRNTLLQRGGGAWQKDLASEGYSLGLVNSLIRKGLVSREKRELKEEECLEGVVKFKKSLEPAQELNSEQAKAVEIYKSQSAGEAMLLWGVTGSGKTEVYLQLAERELVAGNHCLILTPEIGLIPQLVDRFRKRFGPVVWEYHSACSEKERVSTWRKGLNAEDPIVVVGTRSAVFLPLVPLGLIVVDEEHDSSYKQESPMPCYHARDLALDRAQRVGAKVVMGTATPSLVTWKNLAPRGQIALARLNNRIENRPLPTVHLIDMRQELAEGHRLLVSRALISRLAELPEKKEQAVILVPRRGYSSFLSCRSCGEVVQCPHCDIALTVHKKKDGFQWLRCHWCDYRSNICSTCSFCGSSAFKPFGAGTQRVMEHLAQELEGVTFLRFDRDSIRGRDGHRQILERFANGEADVLVGTQMLSKGMDLPKVTLAAVLAADGLLHRPDLQASEQALQTLMQLAGRAGRGENPGKVFVQTYCPDHPVIRHLVDGQYEEFLEKESILRKSAGLIPYSRACLLRLAGESASLTATAAATIAELIRPMSESLGWTLIGPAPSMVARVAGRSRWQLLLHGPEESSLPLPTGTQLWDALPKGVTLAVDPDPIHL; encoded by the coding sequence GTGACCTCGGCAACTGACCTTTTCCAATCTTCATGCTCATCTTCCATTGAGGTAGATGTTTGGCTTGAGGCAGGCAGAGAGGGGCGTTGTTTTACTTATATAGATTCGCGCCCTTTTGGGGTTGGTTTGGGTGATTTGGTCCTAGTTCGCCTGCGGGGACGATTAATGAAGGGATTGGTTGTCGCAAAGAGAGCTTCCTCTCCTTCAAACTTGCTCAGTAAAAAATCTTTCAAAGATAAAGCCGATCGGCTTTATAAGCCTATTGAAGGATTGATTCAATCTGCTGCAGTTGACCCTCTATGGCGAGAGTGGTTGGAATCCAGAGCAGCCTGCTGTTATACCAGTCAATTTCGCATGCTTAAGGCAGCATTGCCCCCTGGTTGGTTGGGGCAGAGTTCAGGATCGCAATTGCTTCCCCTTAAATATTTTTGGATTCAATTGGAGCTTGGGTTCGATAAATCAGTTGGCCTCCCAAGGCGGCAATTAGATTTGAGAAATACTTTGCTTCAAAGAGGTGGAGGAGCCTGGCAAAAAGATCTAGCCAGTGAAGGATATAGTTTAGGCCTTGTTAATAGTCTTATTAGGAAGGGTTTAGTAAGCCGAGAGAAACGTGAGCTTAAGGAAGAAGAATGCTTGGAGGGTGTGGTTAAGTTTAAAAAATCTTTAGAACCAGCTCAAGAGCTAAATTCTGAACAGGCTAAAGCTGTTGAAATTTACAAGTCCCAATCTGCGGGGGAGGCGATGTTGCTTTGGGGCGTAACTGGCTCAGGGAAAACCGAGGTTTATTTGCAATTAGCAGAAAGAGAGTTGGTTGCAGGAAATCATTGTTTGATTTTGACACCTGAGATTGGATTGATACCTCAGTTGGTTGATCGCTTTAGAAAAAGATTTGGACCAGTTGTATGGGAATATCACAGCGCATGTTCCGAAAAAGAAAGAGTATCAACCTGGCGTAAAGGACTGAACGCCGAAGATCCAATAGTTGTTGTTGGAACTCGATCAGCAGTTTTTTTGCCTTTAGTTCCGCTCGGCTTAATTGTCGTAGATGAGGAACATGACAGTTCATATAAGCAAGAGTCACCAATGCCTTGCTATCACGCAAGGGACTTGGCTTTAGATAGAGCTCAACGAGTTGGAGCGAAAGTGGTAATGGGTACTGCTACGCCTTCTTTAGTTACCTGGAAAAACTTGGCCCCTCGAGGGCAAATAGCTTTGGCAAGACTAAATAATCGAATTGAGAACCGTCCTTTACCTACTGTTCATTTAATTGACATGAGGCAGGAATTAGCTGAAGGACATCGATTGCTTGTTAGCCGTGCCTTAATCAGTCGATTAGCTGAGTTGCCGGAGAAAAAAGAACAAGCTGTGATCCTTGTGCCGAGAAGAGGCTATAGCAGTTTTTTGAGTTGTAGAAGTTGTGGTGAGGTTGTTCAATGCCCGCACTGTGATATTGCTTTAACGGTGCACAAAAAAAAGGATGGGTTCCAATGGTTGCGTTGTCATTGGTGTGATTATCGAAGCAATATCTGTTCGACTTGCAGTTTTTGTGGCTCAAGTGCTTTTAAGCCTTTTGGCGCTGGGACTCAGCGCGTAATGGAACATCTTGCTCAAGAGTTGGAAGGGGTAACTTTTTTGCGTTTTGACAGAGACTCCATACGCGGTCGAGATGGACACCGCCAAATTTTGGAGCGCTTTGCGAATGGAGAAGCTGATGTTTTAGTTGGGACTCAGATGCTTTCTAAAGGTATGGATTTGCCAAAAGTCACTTTGGCCGCAGTTTTAGCGGCGGATGGGCTCCTTCATCGTCCTGACTTGCAAGCCAGTGAACAGGCCCTTCAGACCTTGATGCAATTAGCTGGTAGAGCTGGCAGAGGTGAGAACCCTGGAAAGGTTTTTGTGCAAACATATTGCCCTGATCATCCTGTGATTAGACATTTAGTTGACGGTCAATATGAAGAGTTTTTAGAAAAGGAATCAATCCTGCGCAAAAGCGCTGGATTGATTCCCTATAGCAGAGCGTGCCTGTTAAGGCTGGCAGGAGAATCTGCATCATTAACCGCAACAGCTGCAGCCACAATTGCAGAATTGATAAGGCCAATGTCTGAATCACTGGGATGGACTTTGATTGGCCCAGCCCCATCAATGGTGGCAAGAGTAGCTGGACGAAGTAGATGGCAGTTATTACTTCATGGGCCTGAAGAAAGTTCTTTGCCTCTACCTACGGGAACTCAACTTTGGGATGCTTTGCCAAAAGGAGTGACTTTGGCTGTGGATCCAGATCCCATTCACCTTTGA
- the argB gene encoding acetylglutamate kinase, which translates to MEIFNKQSSSKNSGDESLRVSVLSEALPYIQRFAGRRIVIKYGGSAMANDALKEAVFRDLALLSSVGVQPVVVHGGGPEINQWLERLKISAEFRDGLRVTDSQTMDVVEMVLVGRVNKQIVNGLNKLGAPSVGLSGCDGCLIEARPWGNGSHGFVGDVAKVNPSILKPLLEKGYIPVISSVAANVDGQSYNINADTVAGELAASLEAEKLILLTDTPGILKDPNDPSTLIRQLPLSEARNLIHQGIVTGGMTPKTECCIRALAQGVSAAHIIDGRVPHALLLEVFTNEGIGTMVFGRG; encoded by the coding sequence GTGGAGATTTTCAACAAGCAATCATCCTCAAAGAACTCAGGAGATGAATCTCTCAGAGTATCTGTTTTAAGTGAGGCATTGCCATATATCCAACGCTTCGCTGGACGACGCATCGTTATTAAATATGGCGGCTCAGCAATGGCCAATGATGCTCTTAAAGAGGCCGTATTTCGCGATCTTGCCCTTCTTTCAAGCGTTGGAGTGCAACCTGTTGTAGTTCATGGTGGAGGACCAGAAATCAATCAATGGCTTGAACGGCTGAAAATATCCGCTGAGTTCCGTGATGGGCTGAGAGTCACAGATTCTCAAACGATGGATGTAGTTGAAATGGTTCTAGTTGGTCGAGTCAACAAACAAATTGTTAATGGTTTAAACAAGCTAGGTGCGCCATCTGTAGGCCTTAGTGGATGCGATGGATGTTTAATCGAAGCAAGACCATGGGGTAATGGCAGCCATGGATTTGTAGGTGATGTCGCAAAGGTAAATCCATCAATACTTAAGCCACTCCTTGAGAAAGGGTATATACCAGTAATTTCAAGTGTGGCGGCAAACGTCGACGGACAGTCTTACAACATCAATGCAGATACTGTTGCCGGCGAGCTCGCTGCTTCTCTAGAAGCCGAAAAGCTCATTCTGCTAACAGACACCCCTGGAATACTTAAAGATCCCAACGACCCATCAACCTTGATACGCCAATTGCCCCTTTCCGAAGCTCGAAATCTTATCCATCAAGGGATAGTCACAGGGGGAATGACTCCAAAAACAGAATGCTGCATAAGAGCCTTAGCACAAGGCGTTTCAGCCGCTCACATCATCGATGGGAGAGTTCCCCATGCACTCCTTTTAGAGGTGTTTACTAACGAAGGAATTGGAACCATGGTCTTTGGGCGAGGGTGA
- a CDS encoding DUF2854 domain-containing protein gives MKELFSPANVITVTGAFLTVIGAVAYGTGAANLSVPTLFYGFPIFLGGLALKTSELPPAKKIPTSKDLTDLQNAGPPELKKLVGDVTRWRYGQKTHLESSLQVLKLWDNDKPPKLLEIEELDTGKGYGVRLRFEIGGVALERWEEKKDRLSRFFAKGLQAELLCKDEGLLDLMLLPIQSKINAQDEHASE, from the coding sequence ATGAAAGAACTATTTTCACCTGCCAACGTTATTACCGTAACTGGCGCATTCTTGACAGTGATCGGTGCAGTGGCCTATGGCACAGGTGCGGCGAACCTAAGTGTGCCGACACTTTTCTATGGATTCCCCATCTTCCTAGGGGGGCTTGCATTAAAAACATCCGAGCTACCACCTGCTAAAAAAATTCCGACTTCTAAAGACCTAACTGACCTCCAAAACGCAGGTCCTCCGGAGCTTAAGAAGCTTGTTGGGGATGTGACCAGATGGCGCTATGGACAAAAAACCCATCTTGAATCATCCCTGCAAGTTCTGAAACTGTGGGACAACGATAAGCCTCCTAAACTTCTTGAGATTGAAGAACTAGACACAGGTAAGGGTTATGGAGTTCGCTTAAGGTTTGAAATTGGTGGAGTTGCTCTAGAGCGTTGGGAGGAAAAGAAAGATCGCTTAAGTCGTTTTTTTGCAAAGGGGCTTCAGGCAGAATTACTTTGCAAAGATGAAGGCCTACTTGATCTAATGCTACTTCCAATTCAAAGCAAAATAAATGCTCAAGACGAGCATGCATCCGAGTAA
- a CDS encoding carboxypeptidase M32, whose protein sequence is MDFGAWERLGDYLRQTQLLGSIQNTLYWDQNTAMPFSGASWRGEQLTFVARELHARQTSPLFVSLLEEAKDEFEKGKIAGDLTPSEQWEKSCNIRLLEQDLQRHQRLDSRLICEIAEAKAIGYHSWQNARASNDFLCFATALRRLIDLRKEQARQLQEPRSCWETLAQPFEPDVSYSRLLELFEPLKERLPCLIERFRSSDFSITRKEWDLKPSIQKKLCEELLMEWGRDPSIACVGNSPHPFSITLGPCDFRLTTRIVSGQPLSSFLAVAHEWGHSLYEQGLPSTTHQWFAWPLGQATSMGLHESQSLFWENRVARSKAFADRWWRKFKKAGAPIGSSDEFWRLMNPLIPGPNRVEADELSYGLHILIRTDLEIALLEKDLEVEEIPHEWNLRYMDLLGLTPKNDLEGCLQDVHWSEGLFGYFPSYLLGHLISAQLSEAMSNDLNSQGVDSPDPISKLIYDGEESTLLDWLRQNVHLHGRSLNAEELVKSVSGKKLSSGAFLSYLETKLDLLEDCS, encoded by the coding sequence TTGGATTTTGGTGCTTGGGAGCGCCTAGGGGACTATTTGCGTCAAACTCAGCTTTTGGGTTCGATTCAGAACACCCTTTATTGGGATCAGAACACGGCAATGCCTTTCTCAGGAGCTTCATGGCGAGGCGAGCAACTCACTTTTGTAGCAAGAGAGTTGCATGCTCGTCAGACTAGTCCTTTGTTTGTGAGTCTTTTAGAAGAGGCGAAAGACGAATTTGAGAAGGGAAAAATTGCTGGCGATTTAACTCCTTCTGAACAATGGGAAAAATCCTGCAATATCAGACTTCTCGAACAAGATCTTCAAAGACATCAACGCCTGGATAGTCGATTGATCTGTGAGATCGCCGAAGCTAAGGCAATTGGCTATCACAGCTGGCAGAATGCTAGAGCTTCTAATGATTTCTTGTGTTTTGCCACAGCCTTGAGAAGATTGATTGATCTTCGTAAGGAGCAGGCTAGGCAGCTGCAAGAACCTAGAAGTTGTTGGGAGACGCTTGCACAACCTTTTGAGCCAGATGTTAGTTATTCAAGATTGCTCGAGCTGTTTGAACCGTTGAAAGAAAGGCTACCTTGTTTGATTGAAAGATTTCGAAGCTCTGATTTCTCCATCACAAGGAAAGAGTGGGATCTGAAACCTTCCATTCAAAAGAAACTTTGTGAGGAACTTTTAATGGAATGGGGTCGGGATCCCTCAATTGCCTGTGTAGGCAACTCTCCCCATCCTTTTTCTATCACTCTTGGTCCTTGTGATTTTCGATTGACAACTCGGATAGTCTCTGGGCAGCCGTTGTCGTCTTTTCTTGCGGTTGCTCATGAATGGGGACATTCTTTATATGAACAGGGTTTGCCTTCTACAACACACCAGTGGTTTGCTTGGCCATTAGGTCAAGCCACCTCTATGGGATTGCATGAAAGTCAATCCCTTTTCTGGGAAAACAGAGTTGCGCGTAGTAAAGCTTTTGCTGATCGATGGTGGAGAAAATTTAAGAAGGCTGGTGCACCTATTGGTTCTTCGGATGAGTTTTGGCGTTTGATGAACCCTTTAATTCCAGGACCTAATCGCGTTGAGGCTGATGAACTTAGTTATGGACTTCATATTCTTATTCGTACAGATCTAGAGATAGCTTTATTGGAGAAGGATCTCGAAGTTGAAGAGATTCCTCATGAGTGGAATCTTAGATATATGGACCTTTTAGGCTTAACCCCCAAAAATGATCTAGAAGGATGCTTGCAAGATGTTCATTGGAGTGAGGGCCTCTTTGGTTATTTTCCATCCTATTTGCTAGGGCACCTTATAAGTGCTCAACTTTCTGAGGCAATGTCAAATGACTTGAATTCCCAAGGCGTGGATTCACCAGATCCAATCTCAAAACTCATCTATGATGGAGAGGAGTCAACCCTTCTTGATTGGTTACGACAAAATGTTCATTTACATGGTCGAAGCCTTAATGCAGAGGAGTTAGTGAAATCAGTTAGTGGGAAAAAACTTTCAAGCGGGGCTTTTCTTAGTTATCTCGAGACGAAGCTCGATCTATTAGAGGATTGTTCTTAA
- a CDS encoding inorganic diphosphatase — translation MANLDQAPSRSMPNLLHVLPAFASEADLRLNTIIELNSNTLNKYELITETGHLKLDRVGYSSLAYPFAYGCIPRTWDEDGDPLDIEIVGVTEALIPGSVVEARIIGVMTFDDGGEVDDKVIAVLADDKRMDHINSYEQLGDHWEKETKYYWEHYKDLKKPGTCKVNGFFGVNKAVEIIKACEARYQSEIDPKLVN, via the coding sequence ATGGCAAATCTTGATCAAGCTCCAAGCCGTAGTATGCCGAATCTTTTACATGTACTGCCGGCCTTCGCATCCGAAGCTGACCTCCGTCTGAATACTATTATTGAACTGAATTCCAACACACTTAATAAATACGAGCTGATTACTGAAACAGGCCATTTGAAGTTAGATAGGGTGGGTTACTCTTCACTTGCTTATCCATTCGCATATGGATGCATTCCAAGGACTTGGGATGAGGATGGTGACCCTCTCGATATTGAGATTGTTGGGGTTACAGAGGCATTGATTCCAGGTTCAGTTGTTGAGGCAAGAATTATTGGTGTTATGACCTTCGATGATGGCGGTGAAGTCGACGATAAGGTTATTGCTGTTCTTGCAGATGATAAACGTATGGATCATATAAATAGTTATGAGCAGTTAGGCGATCATTGGGAGAAAGAAACTAAATATTACTGGGAGCACTATAAAGACTTAAAGAAACCAGGTACTTGTAAAGTCAATGGTTTTTTTGGTGTGAATAAGGCAGTCGAAATAATTAAGGCTTGCGAGGCACGTTATCAATCAGAGATTGATCCCAAGTTGGTTAACTGA
- a CDS encoding 4a-hydroxytetrahydrobiopterin dehydratase: MNLELINPDSLKNIQDELPGWNVLGNKLSKDLKFKNFICAFSFMTKVALIAESMNHHPEWSNVYGSLKISLTTHDLGGITNMDIDLAKKINEAASQNH, encoded by the coding sequence ATGAACCTCGAGCTAATTAACCCTGACTCTCTAAAAAACATCCAAGATGAACTACCTGGATGGAACGTTCTAGGCAACAAACTTTCCAAAGACTTAAAGTTTAAAAATTTCATTTGTGCTTTTAGCTTTATGACAAAGGTAGCCTTAATTGCTGAATCAATGAATCATCATCCAGAATGGAGCAACGTCTATGGCTCTTTAAAAATTAGCTTAACGACTCATGACCTTGGCGGAATAACAAATATGGACATTGACTTGGCAAAAAAAATAAATGAAGCTGCCTCTCAGAATCATTAG
- a CDS encoding GTP-binding protein — protein sequence MNLSNNNLESDGETCSDSRGPVPITILTGFLGAGKTTLLNHILKNQKELKTAVLVNEFGEIGIDNELIITTSDDMIELSNGCICCSINGELVGAIEKLLERGDSIDYIIVETTGLADPLPIAMTFLGSELRETTRLDSIITVIDAENFNSELLESGIVRSQIIYGDIILLNKCDLAENERLNQIESSIESIKNGSRILRCKEGQVALPLLMSVGLFETDKYISEQKKSNTFNAKHDHEHDHDHEHDHEHDHDHEHEHEHEHEHEHEHEHGQPKDMQEIEGFSSLSFSSDRPLSLRKFQNFLDNQLPKEIFRAKGILWFNESTRRHIFHLAGKRFSIDDSEWKGKKRNQLVLIGRQLNHELLQKQLLKCII from the coding sequence ATGAACTTATCAAACAACAATTTAGAGAGCGATGGTGAAACCTGTTCAGACTCAAGAGGGCCTGTACCAATAACAATACTCACAGGGTTTCTTGGTGCAGGTAAAACAACACTTTTAAACCATATTTTAAAAAACCAAAAAGAATTAAAAACTGCTGTTCTTGTTAACGAATTTGGGGAGATCGGTATAGATAATGAGCTAATTATCACCACTAGTGATGACATGATCGAGTTAAGCAATGGCTGCATATGTTGCTCAATAAATGGAGAACTGGTAGGAGCTATTGAGAAGCTCCTTGAAAGAGGTGATTCGATTGATTACATCATTGTTGAGACAACCGGTCTAGCCGACCCCTTACCTATAGCCATGACCTTCTTAGGAAGTGAACTAAGGGAAACAACCCGTCTCGATTCAATAATAACAGTAATAGATGCTGAAAACTTCAACAGCGAACTACTGGAAAGTGGCATAGTAAGGTCTCAAATAATTTATGGTGATATAATTCTTCTGAACAAATGTGACCTTGCAGAAAATGAACGTTTAAATCAAATCGAATCATCAATTGAATCAATAAAAAATGGTTCTAGGATCTTGAGATGTAAAGAAGGTCAAGTAGCCCTTCCATTACTAATGAGTGTAGGTCTATTTGAAACTGACAAATATATCTCGGAGCAAAAAAAATCAAATACTTTCAATGCTAAACATGACCATGAACATGACCATGACCATGAACATGACCATGAACATGACCATGACCATGAACATGAACATGAACATGAACATGAACATGAACATGAACATGAACATGGTCAACCCAAAGATATGCAAGAGATAGAAGGATTTTCCTCTCTATCTTTCTCAAGCGATCGACCTCTATCTTTAAGAAAATTTCAAAATTTTCTTGACAACCAACTACCTAAAGAAATTTTTAGGGCTAAAGGAATTCTTTGGTTTAATGAAAGCACAAGAAGACATATTTTTCATCTGGCTGGGAAGCGTTTTAGTATAGACGACTCTGAGTGGAAAGGGAAGAAAAGAAACCAGCTTGTCCTAATAGGTCGTCAACTAAATCATGAGTTGCTTCAAAAGCAACTCTTGAAGTGTATAATATGA
- a CDS encoding secondary thiamine-phosphate synthase enzyme YjbQ: MDQVISDLTFNTNGEGFTDLTPKIKYWIAERRIKSGILILSTKHTSCSLVINENADPRVLEDLSRYMKAIVPEEGIGKIFPYENAQPYKHSEEGPDDMPAHIRTALTSSCLSLSIEEKNISLGTWQAIYLWEHRYSVNERTIHLHAIGELT; encoded by the coding sequence ATGGATCAAGTAATTTCAGATCTTACCTTCAACACCAATGGAGAAGGCTTTACAGATTTAACTCCTAAAATTAAATACTGGATCGCAGAAAGAAGAATTAAGTCCGGTATTTTGATCCTTTCAACAAAGCATACAAGCTGTAGTCTTGTAATCAATGAAAATGCGGACCCACGAGTCCTTGAAGATCTTTCTAGATACATGAAAGCGATTGTCCCCGAAGAAGGTATCGGAAAAATCTTCCCTTATGAAAACGCACAACCTTACAAACACTCCGAAGAAGGGCCCGACGACATGCCCGCACACATTCGGACAGCCCTAACTTCAAGTTGCCTTAGCCTCAGCATTGAGGAAAAAAATATATCATTAGGGACTTGGCAAGCTATTTATCTATGGGAGCACAGGTATTCTGTGAACGAAAGAACAATACATCTACATGCAATCGGCGAACTTACTTGA
- the hemC gene encoding hydroxymethylbilane synthase codes for MTLDQLRIASRRSQLAMVQTNWVKSELELAHPNLSISIEAIATQGDKILDVALAKIGDKGLFTKELEAQMLVDQADIAVHSLKDLPTHLPEGLMLGCITEREDPADALVVSPKNIQYSLETLPKGSVVGTSSLRRLAQLRYHYPSLNFKDVRGNVITRLEKLDSGEYDCLILAAAGLTRLGFADRIHQIIPSEISLHAVGQGALGIECVQSKPDVLKLIKVLEHTPTSTRCIAERSFLRELEGGCQVPIGVNTSINGNELTLTGMVASLDGKRLIRDHKKGSVESAETIGKDLADNLKSQGAGEILAEIFEAVRPDS; via the coding sequence ATGACCCTCGACCAACTGCGTATTGCATCCCGCAGAAGCCAGCTGGCTATGGTCCAGACAAACTGGGTCAAGTCAGAGTTAGAACTTGCGCATCCCAACTTATCAATTTCAATCGAGGCGATCGCAACACAAGGGGACAAAATCCTGGATGTAGCACTTGCAAAAATTGGTGATAAAGGCCTCTTTACTAAAGAACTAGAAGCACAGATGCTTGTAGATCAAGCAGATATCGCCGTTCACTCTCTTAAGGACCTACCTACCCACCTCCCGGAAGGTCTCATGCTGGGATGCATTACAGAAAGAGAAGATCCTGCCGATGCACTAGTGGTTAGCCCCAAAAATATTCAGTACTCCCTAGAGACCCTTCCCAAGGGCTCTGTGGTCGGCACAAGCTCGCTACGCAGGTTGGCGCAACTTAGATACCACTACCCAAGCTTAAACTTCAAAGATGTAAGGGGTAATGTAATTACACGTCTAGAAAAACTGGATTCTGGAGAATATGATTGTCTTATTCTTGCTGCGGCAGGCCTCACAAGACTAGGTTTTGCAGATCGGATACATCAGATAATACCCAGCGAAATATCTTTACATGCAGTTGGACAAGGCGCTTTAGGAATTGAATGTGTCCAATCAAAACCTGATGTACTTAAATTAATCAAAGTTCTAGAACATACCCCAACAAGCACTAGGTGTATTGCAGAACGTTCCTTTCTTCGTGAGCTCGAAGGAGGCTGCCAAGTCCCAATCGGAGTGAATACGAGTATCAATGGCAACGAATTGACACTGACCGGTATGGTTGCAAGCTTAGATGGGAAAAGGTTAATTAGAGATCACAAAAAAGGTTCGGTTGAGAGTGCCGAAACCATAGGTAAAGATCTTGCTGATAACTTGAAGTCACAGGGTGCTGGTGAGATCCTTGCAGAAATCTTTGAAGCAGTTAGACCAGATTCCTAA
- the rpoD gene encoding RNA polymerase sigma factor RpoD, with amino-acid sequence MSPAVTKLETKKAQPKATKKEDVLPLTSKAKATSKKAKKSTAKSKSSKKSKVATAKAKVDSKLETSTQSLDDQADQLLAASETDMSPKGLDDAEVNDISSISKEARARALASIRIGPKGVYTEDSIRVYLQEIGRIRLLRPDEEIELARKIADLLHLEEVAAQFESDNGHFPTTKEWAVLENMTLVKFRRRLMLGRRAKEKMVQSNLRLVVSIAKKYMNRGLSFQDLIQEGSLGLIRAAEKFDHEKGYKFSTYATWWIRQAITRAIADQSRTIRLPVHLYETISRIKKTTKVLSQEFGRKPTEEEIAESMEMTIEKLRFIAKSAQLPISLETPIGKEEDSRLGDFIEADIENPDQDVAKNLLREDLEGVLATLSPRERDVLRLRYGLDDGRMKTLEEIGQIFDVTRERIRQIEAKALRKLRHPNRNGVLKEYIK; translated from the coding sequence ATGAGTCCTGCCGTAACCAAACTAGAAACTAAAAAGGCCCAGCCTAAAGCCACAAAAAAAGAAGATGTCTTGCCTTTAACAAGTAAAGCAAAGGCGACTTCAAAGAAAGCTAAAAAATCAACCGCTAAAAGCAAATCTTCTAAAAAGTCAAAAGTTGCCACTGCTAAAGCGAAGGTTGATTCTAAGCTAGAAACTTCTACTCAGAGCCTTGATGATCAGGCGGATCAACTACTTGCCGCTTCAGAAACAGATATGAGTCCAAAAGGCCTTGATGATGCCGAGGTTAATGATATTTCTTCGATCAGCAAAGAGGCTAGAGCAAGAGCTTTGGCAAGTATACGGATTGGTCCAAAAGGCGTATATACAGAAGATTCAATAAGGGTTTACCTACAAGAGATTGGTCGTATACGACTGCTTCGTCCAGACGAAGAAATTGAACTTGCCCGAAAAATTGCAGATCTCCTTCACTTAGAAGAAGTTGCAGCTCAATTCGAAAGTGACAATGGTCACTTTCCAACGACTAAGGAATGGGCAGTCCTTGAGAATATGACTCTTGTGAAATTCCGTCGAAGACTAATGCTCGGGCGACGGGCAAAAGAAAAGATGGTGCAATCAAACCTTCGATTGGTTGTATCAATAGCAAAAAAATATATGAATCGAGGCCTCTCATTTCAGGACCTGATCCAAGAGGGAAGTCTTGGTCTAATTCGTGCTGCTGAAAAATTTGACCATGAAAAAGGCTATAAGTTCTCTACCTACGCCACATGGTGGATTCGACAAGCTATCACAAGAGCAATAGCTGATCAAAGTAGAACTATTCGGCTTCCTGTTCATCTCTACGAAACTATTTCCAGAATCAAAAAAACCACCAAAGTACTAAGTCAAGAATTTGGGCGTAAACCAACAGAAGAGGAAATAGCAGAAAGTATGGAAATGACAATTGAGAAGCTGCGCTTCATAGCGAAAAGCGCTCAATTACCTATATCCCTTGAAACTCCCATTGGCAAAGAAGAAGACTCTCGATTGGGAGACTTTATTGAGGCTGATATAGAAAATCCTGACCAAGATGTTGCAAAAAATCTATTACGTGAAGATCTAGAGGGAGTTCTAGCGACCCTTAGTCCTCGAGAGAGAGACGTTCTTCGTCTCAGATATGGTCTAGATGATGGCAGGATGAAAACACTTGAAGAGATTGGGCAAATTTTCGACGTTACAAGGGAGCGAATAAGGCAAATAGAAGCCAAAGCTCTCCGCAAGCTACGTCATCCAAACCGTAATGGAGTCCTAAAGGAATACATCAAATAA
- a CDS encoding single-stranded DNA-binding protein: protein MNHCLLEVEVIEAPTTRYTQNNQTPIAEMKVQFDGLRADDLPGTIKVVGWGNLAQELQSRVSIGNRLLVEGRLRMNTVSRQDGTKEKSAEFTLSKFHPIGGERDKGKKAVSKPQAISTPKQDPNANEQAPKEDSTNWNSSPLIPDTDDIPF from the coding sequence ATGAACCACTGCTTGCTTGAGGTTGAGGTTATAGAAGCTCCCACAACTAGATACACGCAAAACAATCAAACTCCAATTGCCGAAATGAAAGTGCAATTTGATGGGCTTAGGGCAGATGATCTTCCAGGGACTATTAAGGTTGTTGGGTGGGGGAATCTGGCACAAGAACTGCAAAGCAGAGTCAGCATTGGAAATCGTCTTCTAGTAGAAGGCCGGTTAAGGATGAACACAGTCTCTCGCCAAGATGGAACAAAAGAAAAATCTGCTGAATTTACCCTCTCAAAGTTCCACCCCATAGGAGGGGAAAGGGATAAGGGAAAAAAAGCCGTTTCAAAACCCCAAGCCATAAGCACTCCTAAGCAAGATCCAAATGCAAATGAACAAGCCCCTAAAGAAGATTCAACAAATTGGAATAGCTCACCTTTAATTCCAGATACTGATGACATTCCCTTTTAA